CTTTCTCTGACACAGGCCCGAGCCGCAGTACCGACTGCGGTCGCGCTGCCAGCGAAGGGCTGCTTTTCGCGGTCTCGATCGCTGTCATCGGGCTGCGTCCGGTTGTCCGAGGAACGGAGTCTCTCACAGCCGACGACGATCGCGTCCGACGTGGTGCCAGTAATGTCGGACTCGGCGAGTAGCGTTGCGGTTTTGGCCTCAACGGCGGTTCCGAGTAGTGTCGCAAGTGCGCCGTCGGTGAGCGGTTCGGAGGTAGAGAGGATGATATTGACGGTGCCGGGACGAAATCCCCTCGAGGACTCGGACGTGGCCGTCGATCGTGTCGGGACTATCGGAAGCGTTGCTGGATTCGAGATTCCAGCGGTCGTGACGGCTTCGACGGAACCACAGCGCGCTCCCCGTGTGTGTTGGAGATCGACTCCGGTGAACAGTGTCGGACCGGCCGCATCGAATCCTGCCCGCTTACACCGGCGTTTCCCGTACGCATCCAGATCGACGTGGTCCCACTCCTCGGGAACGGAGACGTTGTACACGACCGGATCGGTGCGGTAGCCGCCTCGCCACCCACTCGAAAGCCAGCGCGTGCCCGACCGGCGGTACTGGAGCACGCCGTCTTCGATAGTGATATCAGACATCGAGGAGCGCATCGATGAGCAGCTCGTTTTCTTCGGGCGTTCGCACCGCGATCCGGATGTGCGTATCGAGCCTACGAAACGTCGTCGCATCTCGGACAGCGATGCCCGCCGCACGGAGTGAGCGACGGATCGGTCCGGGATCGGTCCCGACGTCGACCAGCACAAACGGAGCACGAGAGGAAGCCACCTCAAAACGATCGGAAAGGGCCTCAGTCAGCCGGTCTCGCTCGCGTCGGACGCGCTCGCGCGTCCGAGCCACGAACTCGGAGGCCGCCAAACAGTGGGAGCCGACAGCAGCGCTCGGAACACCCATTGCCCACGGTTTGACGGCGTTGTGAAGCCGTTCGCCCACCTCGTCGGTCGCCACGGCGTATCCCATCCGGAGACCGGGCAGCCCGAACAGCTTCGTCAAAGAGCGCGCGACGACGACGCCGGGAGTGCCAGCGAGCGAGGGCTGATCGGTGAATCCGAGAAACGCCTCGTCGACGAGCACCACAGTGTCGACGGAT
The sequence above is drawn from the Halocatena salina genome and encodes:
- a CDS encoding adenosylcobinamide amidohydrolase, coding for MSDITIEDGVLQYRRSGTRWLSSGWRGGYRTDPVVYNVSVPEEWDHVDLDAYGKRRCKRAGFDAAGPTLFTGVDLQHTRGARCGSVEAVTTAGISNPATLPIVPTRSTATSESSRGFRPGTVNIILSTSEPLTDGALATLLGTAVEAKTATLLAESDITGTTSDAIVVGCERLRSSDNRTQPDDSDRDREKQPFAGSATAVGTAARACVRESVRASLSSRYAETPSPEETEHGVTTTRRATVFEL
- a CDS encoding pyridoxal phosphate-dependent aminotransferase; the encoded protein is MEPDAVDSVDRVEHGSDPAVEYDFSANCNPRIPDGTREVYRAALERARSYPDGYDAFRRAAAAFVGCAPQQVIPTAGGMAAIRLTIETVVTASSSVLVPTPSFGEYAREVRLQGATPAFVPFEELLAVDPEDHALVVLPTPNNPTGELPDRDDLLAFVDRCRSVDTVVLVDEAFLGFTDQPSLAGTPGVVVARSLTKLFGLPGLRMGYAVATDEVGERLHNAVKPWAMGVPSAAVGSHCLAASEFVARTRERVRRERDRLTEALSDRFEVASSRAPFVLVDVGTDPGPIRRSLRAAGIAVRDATTFRRLDTHIRIAVRTPEENELLIDALLDV